One window of Thiomicrorhabdus lithotrophica genomic DNA carries:
- a CDS encoding DEAD/DEAH box helicase, with product MTFEELDLDPALLSAIEQQKYHKPTPIQEAAIPILMERQDILAGAATGTGKTAAFVLPALQFLLDEPERSNHPRVLILAPTRELAFQIHKVVKQLGHHCDFPSVIITGGFKMSQQMEFLRQPCDILVATPGRLAKIMEEDAVDLSDIEILIIDEADRMLDMGQGPTVRALIEAIPGDFQAGLFSATLGGGGIEKFAAEVLENPEVVQIDAPNQKSVQVQQAVYLANDKEHKHALLTSILNDASCESAIVFCNKKERAIEVTEFLQSQNLSAQVLHGDFIQAVRMEKMQKFKSGKIKILVATDVAARGLDMLNITHVINYDMPFRGDMYIHRIGRTGRAQQVGVAINLIERHDLPNLERIEYHLQQKLPVEKIAGLEPSFTLKDALKKATTKKKPKKTTKKKTAKKAVKKKR from the coding sequence ATGACATTTGAAGAATTGGACTTAGATCCCGCCCTACTTTCGGCTATTGAACAGCAAAAATATCACAAACCAACCCCTATTCAAGAAGCGGCTATTCCAATTTTAATGGAGCGCCAAGACATTCTTGCGGGTGCCGCTACTGGCACAGGGAAAACCGCTGCATTTGTACTGCCTGCACTGCAGTTTTTATTAGACGAACCTGAACGTAGTAACCATCCACGTGTTTTGATTTTAGCCCCTACTCGTGAACTCGCATTTCAAATTCATAAAGTGGTTAAACAACTCGGTCATCACTGCGACTTCCCATCAGTGATTATTACGGGTGGCTTTAAAATGAGCCAACAAATGGAGTTTTTAAGACAGCCTTGCGACATCTTAGTTGCAACTCCTGGCCGTCTGGCCAAAATCATGGAAGAAGATGCGGTTGATTTATCTGATATCGAAATACTAATTATCGATGAAGCCGACCGTATGTTGGATATGGGACAAGGGCCAACTGTACGCGCGCTTATTGAAGCGATTCCTGGTGATTTCCAAGCAGGATTATTCTCAGCGACATTAGGTGGAGGTGGAATTGAAAAGTTCGCCGCTGAAGTGTTAGAAAATCCCGAAGTTGTGCAAATTGATGCCCCCAACCAAAAGTCGGTTCAAGTTCAACAAGCGGTCTATTTAGCGAATGATAAAGAACACAAACATGCACTATTAACCAGCATACTGAATGACGCTAGCTGCGAAAGCGCCATTGTATTCTGTAATAAAAAAGAACGCGCTATCGAAGTCACTGAGTTTTTACAGTCACAAAATTTATCTGCACAAGTACTGCATGGTGATTTTATTCAAGCTGTGCGCATGGAAAAAATGCAAAAGTTTAAGAGTGGCAAAATTAAAATTTTAGTCGCTACCGATGTCGCTGCGCGTGGCTTGGATATGTTAAATATTACACACGTTATTAACTACGACATGCCTTTTCGTGGTGACATGTATATTCACCGCATTGGCCGTACAGGACGTGCCCAACAAGTTGGGGTGGCTATCAATTTAATTGAACGCCATGATTTACCAAATTTAGAACGCATTGAGTATCATCTACAACAAAAATTACCAGTAGAAAAAATCGCTGGTCTAGAGCCAAGCTTCACGCTTAAAGATGCATTAAAGAAAGCGACTACGAAAAAGAAGCCTAAAAAAACAACTAAAAAGAAAACGGCCAAAAAGGCCGTTAAAAAGAAACGTTAA
- a CDS encoding EI24 domain-containing protein: MVDLLLKTLSDLKEPAILWRLFVPFVAAIILVSLMGYGIFGVFLVSDFVVQNPLVQEMGAWTTEAEQTIGAIPFIGGVLIWIVGMVFAVIAGVLGVLLGSYLILIFAMIITGFMTDSLVKAVHDKHYPNTDYSGHGTMLGMIWKLLVYGFLLLLLFIVTIPMLFIPLVNIVWFWLLGFMFFRYSIVLDVGQVILPEKLFNEVKHMTNWTPTTAVGALFLLSTLPLVGLFVPVLAVIALSHYYFDYLSTMPVREES; this comes from the coding sequence ATGGTTGATTTACTTTTAAAGACACTTTCAGATTTAAAAGAGCCGGCTATTTTATGGCGCTTATTTGTACCATTTGTCGCAGCAATTATTCTTGTATCCCTTATGGGGTATGGGATTTTTGGTGTCTTTTTGGTGAGTGATTTTGTTGTTCAAAATCCATTAGTACAAGAGATGGGGGCTTGGACAACGGAAGCTGAACAGACTATTGGCGCAATTCCCTTTATTGGCGGTGTTTTAATATGGATTGTAGGTATGGTCTTTGCCGTTATCGCGGGTGTTTTAGGTGTGTTGTTAGGCAGTTATCTCATTCTTATTTTTGCAATGATTATTACAGGTTTTATGACAGATAGTTTGGTTAAGGCGGTACATGATAAGCACTATCCAAACACTGACTATTCAGGGCATGGCACCATGCTAGGCATGATTTGGAAGCTTTTGGTCTATGGCTTCTTGCTACTATTGTTGTTTATTGTCACTATACCGATGTTGTTTATTCCGTTAGTGAATATTGTTTGGTTCTGGTTGCTTGGTTTTATGTTTTTTAGATATTCAATTGTGCTGGATGTTGGACAGGTGATTTTACCTGAAAAGCTGTTTAATGAAGTGAAACACATGACAAACTGGACACCAACTACGGCTGTTGGAGCCTTGTTTTTATTGAGTACCTTGCCGTTAGTCGGGCTGTTTGTTCCAGTACTCGCCGTAATCGCTTTATCGCATTATTATTTTGATTATTTATCAACCATGCCAGTAAGAGAAGAGAGCTAA